One genomic region from Deferribacterota bacterium encodes:
- a CDS encoding alcohol dehydrogenase catalytic domain-containing protein produces MKAYILDGVVSNIEKLSEHLYIHELEKPECGDEEILIKVEACGICHTDLDEIEGRLIPTKLPIVLGHQIVGRVAEKGKSVDRFNIGDRVGVGWINKACGVCYFCKNKLENLCDNFVSTGKDVDGGYAEYTKVHKDYALLMPEGFDSYLAAPLLCAGGVGFRSLRLTNIRDGQKLALTGFGASGHLVLQTAKFLYPNLEVFVFARNKKQREHAMQLGADGAFDYNEPFNNKVNAVIDTTPVWRPIIHALGILEKSGRLVINAIRKEDSDKELLKNLDYNLHLWQEKEIKSVANVTKSDIEEFLRIAALIPINPTVEIYDFKDLVKALKELRKGIIRGSKVLKIN; encoded by the coding sequence ATGAAAGCTTATATATTAGATGGTGTTGTCAGTAATATAGAAAAACTGTCAGAGCACTTATATATACATGAATTAGAAAAGCCTGAATGTGGGGATGAGGAAATACTTATAAAAGTTGAGGCATGTGGGATTTGTCATACCGATTTAGATGAGATCGAGGGAAGATTAATCCCAACAAAACTACCCATCGTTTTAGGGCATCAAATTGTAGGAAGGGTAGCAGAAAAAGGAAAATCAGTAGATAGGTTTAATATTGGCGATAGAGTAGGGGTTGGTTGGATAAATAAGGCTTGTGGGGTATGTTATTTTTGTAAAAATAAATTAGAGAATCTATGCGATAATTTTGTTTCAACTGGTAAGGATGTTGATGGAGGTTATGCAGAATATACAAAGGTTCATAAAGATTATGCACTTTTAATGCCCGAGGGTTTTGATAGCTATTTGGCAGCACCACTATTGTGTGCAGGTGGTGTAGGTTTTCGCTCACTAAGATTAACAAATATAAGAGATGGTCAAAAATTAGCTTTAACAGGTTTTGGGGCTTCAGGGCATTTAGTCTTGCAAACTGCTAAGTTTTTATATCCTAATTTAGAGGTATTTGTTTTTGCAAGAAATAAAAAGCAGAGGGAACATGCAATGCAATTAGGTGCTGATGGAGCATTTGATTACAACGAGCCTTTTAACAACAAGGTAAATGCAGTAATTGATACTACACCTGTTTGGAGACCTATTATTCATGCTTTAGGTATATTAGAGAAGTCTGGTAGGTTAGTAATAAATGCCATAAGGAAAGAGGATAGTGATAAAGAATTGTTGAAGAATCTAGATTATAATCTGCACCTCTGGCAAGAAAAGGAGATTAAGAGTGTGGCCAATGTAACAAAGAGTGATATTGAGGAATTTTTAAGAATTGCAGCTTTGATTCCAATAAATCCAACAGTTGAAATATATGATTTTAAAGATTTGGTAAAAGCCTTAAAAGAGCTAAGAAAAGGTATAATTAGGGGATCTAAGGTATTGAAAATTAATTAA
- a CDS encoding cold shock domain-containing protein: MSYKGTVKWFNDSKGYGFITSSDGKDVFVHYSAISAQGFKTLKEGDEVTFDIIDGPKGPQASNVSIIKQARSTQKRDQR, encoded by the coding sequence ATGAGTTACAAAGGTACTGTGAAGTGGTTTAATGATTCAAAGGGTTATGGTTTTATTACTAGCTCTGATGGTAAGGATGTGTTTGTGCACTATTCTGCTATTTCTGCACAAGGATTCAAAACATTAAAGGAAGGGGATGAGGTCACTTTTGATATTATAGATGGACCAAAAGGACCGCAAGCATCTAACGTTTCAATTATTAAACAGGCAAGATCAACTCAAAAAAGAGATCAAAGGTAA
- a CDS encoding glycerophosphodiester phosphodiesterase family protein, with the protein MFKFYHRLIIVLLSFFLLLSEAKGADFLNQLFRDIGDNVNIVNFVVIAHRGSSGYAPEHTIAAYKKAIDMGADYIEIDLQQTKDGVLICMHDESLERTTNAQEVYPNRDSYNVNDFTLAEIQELDAGSWFNKSYPKYADNDYVGLKVPTLEEAIKTIEDYSNKKHKYYIEIKSPELYENIEENLLKTLYYYNILDRTIIQSFNSETLKKIKDLENSAKTVQLISDENSDVIEKIGPFGAYNSYIDGLAVEKKLADKELIEKAHNNNLFIHTWCVNDRKMMEKLIDSGVDGIITDYPDLLIDLFQ; encoded by the coding sequence ATGTTTAAATTTTATCATAGATTAATTATAGTTTTGCTATCCTTTTTCTTGCTTTTAAGTGAGGCTAAGGGAGCTGATTTTCTAAATCAATTATTTAGGGATATAGGGGATAATGTGAATATAGTTAATTTTGTTGTAATAGCCCACAGGGGTTCTAGTGGCTATGCGCCAGAACATACAATAGCAGCATATAAAAAAGCTATAGATATGGGGGCAGATTATATTGAGATTGATTTACAGCAAACAAAAGATGGTGTATTAATATGCATGCATGATGAATCATTAGAAAGGACAACAAATGCCCAAGAGGTTTATCCTAATAGGGATTCTTATAATGTGAATGATTTTACACTAGCTGAAATTCAAGAGTTAGATGCTGGTTCGTGGTTTAATAAATCCTATCCTAAATATGCAGATAATGATTATGTAGGCTTGAAAGTTCCTACTTTAGAAGAAGCTATTAAAACTATAGAGGACTATAGTAATAAAAAACATAAATACTATATAGAAATAAAATCCCCTGAATTATATGAGAATATAGAGGAGAATTTATTAAAGACCCTTTATTATTATAATATTTTAGATAGAACAATAATACAGTCTTTTAATAGTGAAACTTTGAAGAAAATTAAAGATTTAGAGAATTCAGCTAAAACAGTTCAGTTAATTTCTGATGAGAATTCTGATGTTATTGAAAAGATTGGTCCCTTTGGGGCATATAATAGTTATATTGATGGTTTGGCTGTTGAAAAAAAGTTGGCAGATAAAGAGCTTATAGAGAAGGCTCACAATAACAATTTATTTATACATACCTGGTGTGTAAATGATAGAAAGATGATGGAAAAGCTCATTGATTCTGGAGTTGATGGTATTATAACAGATTACCCAGACTTATTGATTGATCTATTTCAATAA